The DNA sequence GTCAAAGTCGCTCTTCCAAAATACCTGACCGAACTGGAAGGTAAGCAACCTCTGATACTGCTCAACCAGACTGCGGGCCATACCTACATTGCCCAAAGTGGCCTGGTAGGTGCTAATGGCACTGACCAGAGCGGTAATCGTCCATTGTTCAGCACCGCCATGAGCAGCTACCAGATGGACAGTGAAGAGTTGTTAGTTGACCTTCATTACCAGCAGGGTGAAGTAAATATCACCAAGCGATTCACCTTTAAACCTGGCGATTACCTGGTAGATGTCACATATCTGGTTGATAACCGCAGCGCCAATGAGTGGAAGGGTAATCTCTACGGCCAAATCAAGCGTGACAGCTCTCGCCCGGCGACGGATGCCGGATTTGGCATGCAGCCATTTGTTGGTGGTGCCATAACGACAGATGAAGAGCGCTACAAAAAAGTCAGTTTTGAAGACCTGACTGACGGCAAGGTTGAAGAGAAGAAAACGGGCGGTTGGGTTGCTGTTATGCAGCACTACTTCCTCAGTGCCTGGGTTCCCCCGAAAGAGGAAGAGAATAAATACAGTCTGCGCAAACTGGGTAATCGAGACGAGTATCTGTTTGGCTATTTAGGTCCTGCGCAAACAATTGCTGCCGGCCAACAGGGTGAGTTGAGAACAAGTTTTTACGCAGGTCCCAAAGACCAGGATCAGTTGGAAGAAATCGCCGAGCACCTCGGTCTGACCATTGATTACGGGTGGGCCTGGTGGGTGTCGCAACCTCTGTTTGCACTGTTGACCTGGATGCACAACCTTGTGGGTAACTGGGGTTGGGCAATTCTGCTGCTGACCCTCTGCGTGCGTATTCCGCTCTATCCATTGTTTGCCAAAAGTGCTCGCTCTATGGCTGGTATGCGCAAGATCCAGCCGGAAATGCAGCGCCTGAAAGAGCTTTACGGCAATGACCGCCAGCGTATGTCGCAGGAGATGATGGGCCTGTACAAAAAGCACAAGGTCAATCCGATGGGCGGCTGTCTGCCGATGCTGCTGCCGATGCCAATCTTTATTGGTCTTTACTACATGTTGTTTGAGTCGGTTGAGCTGCGTCACGCTGACTGGCTGTGGATCTCTGATCTGTCGGTTAAAGATCCGATGTTCGTTTT is a window from the Porticoccaceae bacterium LTM1 genome containing:
- the yidC gene encoding membrane protein insertase YidC; the protein is MDWQRYLLLGGLMVVVVMLFQEWNKFEEQHKPVVDTRTVVEETPQVPVDSEVAIADDEIPQVASEQSGEDVQQPASTQLISVKTDVLDVLINPRGGDIVKVALPKYLTELEGKQPLILLNQTAGHTYIAQSGLVGANGTDQSGNRPLFSTAMSSYQMDSEELLVDLHYQQGEVNITKRFTFKPGDYLVDVTYLVDNRSANEWKGNLYGQIKRDSSRPATDAGFGMQPFVGGAITTDEERYKKVSFEDLTDGKVEEKKTGGWVAVMQHYFLSAWVPPKEEENKYSLRKLGNRDEYLFGYLGPAQTIAAGQQGELRTSFYAGPKDQDQLEEIAEHLGLTIDYGWAWWVSQPLFALLTWMHNLVGNWGWAILLLTLCVRIPLYPLFAKSARSMAGMRKIQPEMQRLKELYGNDRQRMSQEMMGLYKKHKVNPMGGCLPMLLPMPIFIGLYYMLFESVELRHADWLWISDLSVKDPMFVLPLIMGLTMWLQQKLNPQPTEASMATAMKLMPVIFTFMFMWFPAGLVLYWTVNNIFSIFQSWLVNRKLGV